The DNA window AagtctatttcctttttcaataTTATTACATCTCCTCTGTTTTAAGTATCTCTGTCAACTGTTGAAGCAAATTTCGGAGGTCATAAGTGATTTTGACAGAATTGATTGTAGACAAACATGCGATGGtagataaatatttcaaaaatcttAGAGCAGTTCTCTTTGCTCTTTATTCTCTATATTTGAACAAAAAGAATGACCATTAATTAGTCTATTAAATATGTCAAATGTTGCCTTAATCAGTTTCCTTGTTTTCTCTTATGCAAATGAAGCTTTAGTACATACTTAGAAAGACAGAAAGATTCTTTAAACGGATGGAACAGTAGTTAGAAAAGCCTAGTTCACTGTATCATACTAGTACCTCCAAAACTTACTCTATGTGAGGGTATAAGTAACTTGATTATTAAAACTGGGTTTTGAAATCCAACCTAGAAGAACAAGTTAATTTACAATTTGAGAAAAATGAGGAACATCTATAAGATAAAAAGAACATGATATTATTTACATGTATACTATGAACATCAGCACATAATATTCTTAAATGATTATCTACTCCTCATAAGAGAGCGAATTGGTCAAAACTCAGAAGGCTCGTTCCTTGCCATACATCTTGATCTCACCATTAAGAATACAAAGAATCCGGAGGAAAAAATTAAATCCCGTTGGTTAGTGTCACGATCAGTGCAGAAAGAGCATTATGTGCAGAGTAAGCAATATGTTGGACTAAATAGATCAGATTAAGTGACACTCCGTTATTTGATCTTTGGCAGTTTGATCTTTCAATATTTTTTGCAAGGCTTTATGACATCTGAAAGTATTCAATTGATTTCTGTAAGAATATATCAATCATTTAAGATTAAGAATGAAGAAACACCTGGTTATAATTTGGCTTACCTCCAGGGAAGATGATCAAGGAACATGGATGGTGAAACAATAATATTATTGAAATTCTCTCGATTTGCTACATAAGCTCTATAACATCTCTCCCTCTCCATCGTTCTCCAAGATCTCTTAAGATCATTTTGAGGACTTTTCTTGTCTGCGACAATATGAATTACAAATCCCGGCAAATACATCTCTGGGGGATCATCAGCAGACTGGTTTTCAGAAGTTGGAACAGAATCTATAAACTGTGACACAGGATCATCTCTTGAATGTACGTATGAAGCAAAAGGATTAAACTGTGACACGGGATCATCTCTTGAATGTACGCCTGAAGCAAAAGGATTTGTAAATTCGGCATTATTAATTTCAACAATATGATCACTTGCCCTACTATCAGCCCAGAGTGAAATCTCATCATGTTCATCATCGCCTGCAacacaacaaacaaaaaaacaatacATACCATCACCATGCAAACAATCAGAATAACAAAATGATTTACAATCTTCATTCCCAAAAGGATGCATATATTCACCATGGTCAGCTGTAACAAGAAGATCCCTTTTACTGGCTGCAGTCCAGAGTGAAGCATCTTGAACCACTTGATTGTTGCTGCCTGCAGCATATAGTGGAAATCTTTTCAGAAAAAGAACCTCTCACCAACCTAGTTTCAAAAATGATGACATAATACACATGACTTTCATCACTACTAACTTATTCAGATGAACAACCTTTATTATCAATGTCACACAGCACTTCATGCTCTGCCTCTTGATTATTTCTTTCATATTGGCTTATAAATAGAAACCGACGAGCAAGTCTGAAAATCATTGCACTGTCAGCTTTAGGATCTTGTGCTAGTAATGTGATAGCAGCTGCCCTCAGCCTCATCATGGATCCAATTGAAAGGCGGGATGAAAACTCATTTCCATAAATAATGCTGCATCATTAACAGCAAAAGGAAACAGAAAAGGAAGCTGAAAGTTTTGCCAAAAGAGAATCAACCACAATTTAACTTTTCGCAAGTCAAAAATTACCTTGTTATGAATGACGAACATGCATTAGCCACAATTAAATCCACACATGGGAGTGGCCCATATGAGTAAACATGCAGATTGGGGTATCGGTTATAAAGCTGTAGAAAATCAAACATTTACAAAGATAATATGGAAAGTAAAACATACTACATATAAAATGACCTCCCATGTAAGGACGTTTTCAGCATTTCCTCATTTTCAGTCTGGGCCAGTACTAaactaacaataataaataatttaaagttCTTGAATTTTCAACCGGCCCTTGAATCTGGTCTAACTTGATTAATTCTTACGAATAATAATACAAACAAATATTGCACCTATTACACAAAAGTCTTGGGAAGTGAAGGGTGTACTTAGAGATCCTTCAATCCAAGAGGAGAGCTAATTGAAATGCATATATAGACCAGGGACTAAGAAATCGTATATTCAATACCCTTCTTTTTTTCaggacaaatatacatgagttgaAACAGAAGCAATACTATGCTTTTACGTAATAACATGTCATTAGCATAAGCTGACTTAGATTGTCTCTTTGGAATTTAGAAAAGTTTCGTATTCCTTAATACATCATGActtgttttgtttatttcattAGGATTAGGAGTTGAGCATTTTTATAAATAAGGATTAGTGTTATGTTGTTTGTGGCAAGACCCAATGTATCTTTCAAAAGCAATATCAATATAGTTTCCATTTACCTTTTTTTCATATAACGAGAACTAAACAACTAAGGAAAGAAGGAAACATGAGATTTTTTTTTGCAAACAGTTGTTTTGGGAATTGACTCTCAATGAATACTTGGTTCTGAATGCAATCAAAATCAAAATGGAAGATTAGGCTTACTGAAGAAACTAATAAAAGTTAAATTCTGCCTTTAAAAGAGAGAAATGGCATACTTTTATTCCAAGCAATGCAGCTATAGCCCCCCCAAGTGAATGGCCAACTATGCGGACATTATACCCAAAGCACTCACAGCCAAATCCCAGCAATTTAGAAAGAAGCCCATAGGATTCAGTGTCTGTATTTCCATGTAGAAAAAAGAAACCAGTGTTAAAAAAGGAGTATGTGCTATGTAAGAAAGACAATAATGTTTGTAAGTTCAATAAAGTTTCAATTtggcaattcataaataaaaagcATAATGTTTTACTCAATCATGTAACCATGGTGATTACTTAACCCTCACAATAAAGTAATTGTAATAGAAAGCAGGaaacaatatcaacaacaactAAGCCTTATCCCACTGAGTGGGGTCAGCTACACAGATCAATTTGCGTTATAATGTTCTATCCAAAATCATATTTCTATCCAAATCGTTAAcctcgagatctttcttaataatttCTCTTATGATCTTTCTAGATCTTCCTCTCCCTCTAATTGATTGACTTCTCTCCAACTGATCTACTCTCCTTATCCTTACCACAGAATCTCAGGTCTTCTTTCTATATGCCCAAACCATCcaagtctattttccaccatcttctTTGCTACCCCaacactctctaatattttcatttctaattcTATCTTGTTTAGTCTTACCACACATCAAACATAACATCCTCATCTCtgctacacttactttattcttATGTTGATTCTTAATTGCCTAACATTTTGTCCCGTACAACATCGCAAATCTCACCACAGTCCAATAAAATTTTCTCTTCAACTTGAGCGGTACCTTTGCGTCACATATAACCCCTAAGGCTCTCCTCCATTTCAACCACCAAGCTTGAATGTGATGATTTACATCCCCTtctatttctccatcattttgtATTACGGACTCAAGATATTTAAATCGAGTGTGTCTTGCGGATGATATGGTGTCTAACTTAAACcagcaaagaagaagaaaagttcaTTTGAAAAGATCACCTCTTTATATCAA is part of the Vicia villosa cultivar HV-30 ecotype Madison, WI linkage group LG2, Vvil1.0, whole genome shotgun sequence genome and encodes:
- the LOC131648831 gene encoding uncharacterized protein LOC131648831 isoform X2; this translates as MVLVCLVALAQCFTGSDVLRWRSFYESHDNAWKSHYREVFDNGLRETLCCLGRVKYLTAKEEDEVYSVARLLGDLVAYRASGTGHMELLAALALLQHNEKSSETSEGSTEAPEMRVKEAATLHKFAEAAYTGPLLDVGRNPLMFLCLWLYRQGVLSPWARNRRPALDGDNWWRGHAAAFLKYANLPPEALRYGRVNQVKCEAAYFIVVLHHLQTVVIAIRGTETPEDLITDGLCKECTLSAEDLSGLINSSYIHSDIHKNVTSSFPHYGHSGIVEAAREVYMQIEGNPGEHDTESYGLLSKLLGFGCECFGYNVRIVGHSLGGAIAALLGIKLYNRYPNLHVYSYGPLPCVDLIVANACSSFITSIIYGNEFSSRLSIGSMMRLRAAAITLLAQDPKADSAMIFRLARRFLFISQYERNNQEAEHEVLCDIDNKGSNNQVVQDASLWTAASKRDLLVTADHGDDEHDEISLWADSRASDHIVEINNAEFTNPFASGVHSRDDPVSQFNPFASYVHSRDDPVSQFIDSVPTSENQSADDPPEMYLPGFVIHIVADKKSPQNDLKRSWRTMERERCYRAYVANRENFNNIIVSPSMFLDHLPWRCHKALQKILKDQTAKDQITECHLI